The sequence ccgccccctgggGGGGCGAacagccattgcaggggggcggtgtgaaaaggggaaaaaaaaaaacaaacgctttggggcgcccacacaaacacaaagcaggagatgaagcatcgctgaatacgtttccaaaccaacttcattctaagccaaagactagaaaatatggtgaagcaaatcttccctttggcttcacctgcacaggtacagaggtaggtctccctgcaggattggttttccctgcatcaggagcagcgctgggttgttcaaatcacggacaaacaggatcccacattcttgatctttagttcacaaacacttgttgtaacattttggagatgtttgctctttatacagtaaagtcacagcgggatacaaataacatcaggctgatcctgacATGATTTGTCccccccggttcaaatcacggacaaacaggatcccacagctgtttatgtttttaaacccattttgcacagagaggcattttttttgaaaaatgtattgatgcaatgttgaatattattacacaggaaaaacccaactacacataaaataatcacagcgtgacgcctctgcctttctaaatggagggacagtaactgcgtgtaaaacctgcagacagtcagattaacagtagtTTGTCTCCATCTGccattcatctcatgtaaacaataatgtggcgcacagcgtgacgtgaaaaaggcGCATatatacctttgacgttgcatgaagaactctgtattcctcgtccacacataaatgcaaaaaggagttttaaaaaaatctccgttttcggtgattcgccgtttacgtggacgaaacagctgcgtgttcacaaatacccgtgtaggtgcggacgcagCGTGAAAGAGTtagaagtttattttattactgcctgtgatttattgcagattacttgtatttgcttaattgtttactaaatgtttgagctgtgaaataaaccgcaatggagcaaaaaaTGGGCgcgtgtggttggaggatgtgtttgtgcgtgcgtgcgcgcgcgccCGGGGGGTGGGGgacaacatttttcttgtaaaacaaaaggggggcctagcaaaaacaGTTTGGGAACCGCTGTCATAAATGAAGGAGCTGCAGAGGAAGGTTAGTGTTTCTACAGTTTGAAGCTTTGCTGCCATCTAGTGCTTCCTATTACAATCACAGCTGTGATATCTCATCAGCttcactttaaaaacaagacgagcaaaaaactgaaaaataaccaGAAACCCTATAAAACTGGTACAAACAAAGTAGAAATCGAACGTGgatgaaatcattttttaaaaggacGAAAACTCGAAGGAAAAAGACAGACTTTTTCTGCATCAAGTAAGCAATACACACTAGGAAGAGGCcacctccaaaataaaactccaaaataaaaaatcctttCTGAGCAAACATGAGtattgacaaaaacacaacatcatcACATCCACTCGTCGGAAGTCCTGAAAATACTGTAACATaataacatgaaattattttttaaaaaggtgaatAAAGTAACACAATctcttaaaatattaaaaatagatgaaaatgtttaataaaatatttaaacaaataataaaaattacttAAATTATATACATAACTTTTAACAAAATCATAAAGGAaatattttattgattataaaCTAATAAAAGTAAATTTGTTGACATATTCAAAATACCTTTTGaactaaattaataaaatgaatttaaaatattaaattaaaatgtcaacGACTAACAACTTGATATTTTAAAAGCATAAATTATTTTACGTAGTCAGAATGACAATTATTTCGAAAAATCTTAGCGGAAGTGTGTTGTTAGCTTTTTAGCTTGTGGTCCTTCAGGCTGTTGTTGTGGAGGGAAGCAGTTAGCTCCGTTTGCTCGTCCTGTGTTTGGAGGATAGTTCGCTGCTGGTTTTCGCTCATTCGGAGTTTCCATAATGGCGTATCAGCTGTACAGGAACACGACGCTGGGAAACAGCCTGCAGGAGAGTCTGGACGAGCTTATACAGGTAACACTGCCCGCGGACACGGAGCCAGTGCTGCCAGTTGGTGGCATTCAGCTCCCCGCTAGCCTGTTAGCCGGATGAGCTAACAGTAGCCTGCTAGCTGTACCATGTTTCAGACtccagaaaacaagcaaaaaaaatcaagtttttACCAGAGAGGGGTTACAATTTTGCAGGTGTGAGCTGTAGGAGATGAATAAAAGCGGGGAGGTCAAAGTTCACAGACGTACAAGTTACTGTTCTGTAACAGTGATGAAGGTTCTGTTTACCTGGTTCAAGGGTGAGAAAGCCTTTTAATTAAACGAGTTGACGCTTCTTTTTCACGTCTGAACCTCACATCATGCTCTGACACTCGCCCTCTCAGGTGTGCCGCACTGTGGGAGAGTATAGTTTGTTCTTCAGGTGGTGAGAAATACGAGGAAACATCTGACTCTTTAACTACACGTAGACCAATCAGTGCTCCCTCCAGAGGCAGAGGAAAGTCCTGTGTGCTCAAAGACCAAACCACTTTAGTGCAAAGTGGCAGATGACCTGAGTACAGCACATCTGTTTAAATCACTTCAGAAAAAAATTGTCTTGAAAATGTAAATTGTGCTTCTGATTTTTCTGTAAAGTCTTGTTTCAAAAAAGTCTTAAACCTTTTAGAACTAACAAAGCGTTAAGACTTTAGTTCAAAAACAATTCGTGTTGGCAAAGATGCCAACACAAGTTTGAATGGCTGCACTTCACTGTTGTACCGAGTTCTACCAGATGGTGGCAGCACACTGCTGGGCTATAATTTTAGGAACTGGGTATAAAATTAGGAGAGTAACTacacaaacaaaagtaattctctgtttttgttccgTGTGCCATCAGCTGTTACAACATTCCTGTTTGTGAGTGTTGTCTTGTTGTTGCCCTCGAGTTCATCTCATTTCATttgcacctgtgcaggtgaaatAGATTCAGTGGGTTCTTCTTCGAATGTTCacctgactttgtgttttacTACAATGATCGCGTGTTCCCACCATTTCTTTGagctgtttattatttaaaaatcttaaatttaaactaataaatgtgtgtgtgtgtgttcagactCAGCAGATAACTCCTCAGCTCGCTCTTCAGGTCCTCCTCCAGTTCGATAAAGCCATCAACACAGCGCTCGCCAACCGAGTCCGCAACAGGGTCAATTTCAGGGTGAGTCCATCTGTATTTTCTCAAGCTCCgcctcctaaaaaaaaaaatcatccaaccccgcctctgtctctgtctccacCTCTCAGGGATCTCTGAACACATACAGGTTCTGCGACAACGTGTGGACGTTCGTTCTGAATGACGTTGAGTTCAGAGAGGTCACCGAGCTCGTGAAGGTCGACAAGGTCAAGATTGTCGCCTGTGATGGAAAGAGCGAGTCGACCCACAACAAAACTGATAAATGGcaagtacaacacacacacacacgtgcgcatGTCCATCAGAATCGGCCCTCCTTGTTTACTTTATTTGAGTGCAGCTCTTAAAAATCAATTGTactaaaatcgtttttgttcattaaaacattttctgccGACACGACGCAGCAGCAGGGACGAGCTCCTCGTGCTCTGCGGCAGAcgttctgctgtgtttctgtgcttcagctttattctttttttaatgcttggACTCTGAGAGGAGCTTTGCATGATTgttcagaataatcctttaTCTCAGCGTGCGTGTTTTAACGTTCAAAAACACTTTGCTGTCTCTTCatttacacacatgcagaagTGCAGCTACTTCCTACCTtgacctttcacaataaaatccaCAGATAAATATGCTGTTTAATAAGTAAAAAAGGCTTTAAGATCTGATTTGTGAAAGTAGATGCTGATACCACAGCATAAAGATGCAGTCAACATAAAGTTGCTCCAGCAGATTctcacattttcttcttctgtgccgGTGTTATTCGTCGTTAATGtcgtcttttcttctctttagaTTTGGGCGGCCGGCTCTCTGGGAGTTCCTCTGTGGGACAAAGTCCCGGATGGACCTGGACTGTACATATAATTTATTACAGCGGTcacctgtgtgggtgtgtgcggcagtttgctttgttttttattgtttacggaagtttttgttcagtttgttgTGATTACTGAGTCAtgaataaaaactttatttaaaacacaaagaacCTCTGAGCATTCGAGATCTTCTGTTCCATCAGGTATCATGACGGacaaaggttttaaaaaaagaggtggggtgggggttgATATTCTGAGCTTTAAattcaaaagaaaagcaaatcccccccccctcaaatTTGTGAGAAAAAGCTCAAATTTACAAGAAAAAATTTCAGATTTGCGAGAATTAAAAACCTTAAACCAAGAGACAAAAACTGAGATTCATAAAAAGCTTCGGATCTGTGAAAATAAGATTGTGAGAAACACAAAATTAAATGAGTCTTAAACAGCGATTTGTTCAGATTATAAAAGGACCGAAGACGTTTCCAgagttttttctgctttatttacTACAACATCAGGACTGACATCATGTAGAAAAGAAATCACGGTAAAAACGACACGATTTCGCTCCTCAGCTTCCTCGTTTGCCTCATAAACAAGCAGAATATCAACACATCTTTGTCTCGTATTCGCTGCGGTGAGACTGATTATTGACGTCATATTTGGACCCATAATACATCATCTGTATGTACATCTCAGAAAAGAGCAGATATAAAATATAGATATTATAACTCTGTGTAAACGGATCAATACTGCACAGAGACGGAAATGGCTTCAGCTTccaaacattacaaaaaaaagacttaatcCAGACGAGATGTTGAGAAACGGGACGTTAGCGGCCGCGTTTCAGCAGAACCTGCTCGAGAAAAGTCTCGTTTTAAGTGTTTTCAGCCTCTCAGAAACTCGCCGACGTCTCAGCGATCAGAAGCTGCTGACGGTCAGTTCTGCTCTTTATACAACatatcaaaaagaaacaaaaaaataggtGCCAGGTGTTAGCTCCAAGAGGAACTCTTTCATTATAGCTCTATTTGTATATATGCACGCACATGTTACGTACTCTGTCACCAGTTTATTAGGAGcagcaagtttaaaaaatggaaGCAGCACTGAATTTTCTGCTTAaaatttttgttaaaaaagaaaaaactgtagAAACTGCCTGTAAATATTCTCTTCACCCTCTCACAGCGAGACGCTGAGCTTGAGATTTCAAACTAAAATCTGACTTCCAGGATCTCACgtgtgctgcttttcttttaaatttggaTTTTTAGCACCAAACCAGACTTGGACAGTCTGTAAATCTGACTCATTAAAAACGTAACCTTCAACCTTTGCTTCACTTCAGGCGTCCGTTTCTGTTATTTGGTCGACATCGCTGAGCAGGATACGTGTGAAGCAGCTCCGACGTGTTGAAACCTCTATGATggcagatttgctgctgtgttccTAATAAACTGACCTCCGAGTGTAGTTACTTCAGATCAGTAGAGtcaaagtgtttacagagagaTAAGAGCAGCTGCTGTGAGCGGCAGAAACCGTGAAATGCTCCTTTAGTCGCAGAGCGCTCAGCTGGAAGTGACGCGGACGTGTAAAGCTGCTTCAGAGCTGCCAAATGTTCATCGCACAGGTTTGGGACCGTTTCTGGTTCCAgatgtaaaaacattaaaagaaacatcCACCAGTAAAGTCCAGCCTCTGTTCTTCCACCTAGTCTTCCTGCCTCTTCCCATCGCCTCAGTCGAGGAAGCGCTGGCAGGCTTTCTTCCAGCGGCAGGCTGTGCACCACTGGTCTCTGTGCTCGATGCCGTAAACCTTACGACACTTTTTGGCCTCGCCGCGAATCCTTCTGAAAAAACACGGAGACAAAAGGGTCAGCGAATGACTTCAAGATTAAAGCTTCACGCACATGAAAGGAAGCTGTAAGCTCGAGTCAACATAGGACAGCAGCTGGCCAATCAGACGCCACTGTGTCATCGAGTTTTCCTCCCGTGGCTTCGTTATCAGGGACGTGTGCACTGAGCTCAGCGATCAGCTGAATGGGAGGATCTCATAGACTACAGCCATCTCATATATACAGTCTTTGTTCAACAAAAGAGAAGCACTGACCTGGAGGGGGCGCTCTGATGCTGCAGCCACTGCTCTCCCACACTGACCGAACGCACCCGGAATGACAGACTCTgaagaagagagaggaagaggaggtcaGATTGGAGCTTTTCATTGTTTCTCTGTTGCTTTCTGAAGCAcgaacaaaaaaacacagaagcagGGCGCCGTGACCCGTTCTCGGGGACGGAGCCTTGATTAAAGTGTTCATATTCCACGTTGGAAAGTCAAAGAGAAGCACGAtaattcaaaaaacaaacataaaatgacCAAAGCAGAGACAAAGAATCGAAGACATGAGATAAAATCGCCACAGAAGGATGAAAAAGACAAGACGCCTCCACACGTTCATGTTATTGTGTGTCTGGCTCGTCGTCaggaggtgttttgtttttattttcaggcCCAGCTGCCTGTTTTCAGTCGTGCAGTCGTGCATGAAGCAGCTGTTTACAGCCATCACCGCTGAGCAGTGTCCTCTGCCGGCCTGCAGGTGGCAGCGCTGCTCTGCAGCGCACAGCTCATGGAGAATTAATCACAAATGATGTGAGGGGATTTTCCTGCCTGAATGAAACCATGAGGGAGGAGTACGCACCCTCCTTTCTCCAGAATGAAACCAGTTTGAACAGGCTGCGGTGGCAGGAAGCAAACAATCGGCTGCTGTGCACACTCACCGAGAAAACACCGAATTGGAGAAGTGAGGGCAGAGAGCCGGCTGTGGGGGGGATGCACCGTAATTAGCTTTAAAAACTTGGATAGAACCTAAAATTCTCAGGGAAAGTCCTCCGTGCTGCTTCCTCTGCAGATCGGGGAcagaaaagtctgtttttaatgaagaCAGAGCCtcactgtgcacacacacacacacacacacacacacacacacacacacacacacacacacacacacacacacacacacacacacacacacacacactgttaggACAAAACCTTCACTCTTCTTTAAGGATAACTTTGGGTTAATTGTGGACTTTCCGCCGTAAAGACCCGGCCGAGGGCAGCAGCTTCGTTAGAGCTCTGTCACGCCGAGTTTTTGTGCCCAAAGCACAAGTGAGCCAAAATTTCACCTTACACCTCTGACACCCTGCTGCGGGAcgcttttagtttttatgtcGGTTCCACCTCAGACTGAGAGACGTTCGGTGTCCGGGTGCTGCCATGGTAGCAGCAGCAAACTTTTCCTGCTTTAATTGAAGCTTTTTTCTCTGATGGATCCTGAAATACCTACGAACGCTCCAGCAGGGAAGCAACAACTTCTGTGGTGCAGTAATGATGAGTCTGACTCATTCTGTCGGATTAAAGGGATGAAACAAGTTTGCTTCACGATCCTTTTTctgaattgggggggggggggacaggtGAGCTGGTCTCATCGTGGACCCAACCAATTACACTGTGGGTCTCACTGAAGGATACATCTCGTGCCAGACGTCATGGTAACCGGatactgttttttttagccCATTCGACGCAGCTGTAGTGTCTAACTGTCCACGCTGCTCCTCGGTAGCTTCGAGGACACAAAGTGTGAGCTCAGCacaccttcacaataaaacctgATTATTAAAAAACTGAAGTCTGAATTTTGGGGAAACTTTCTGATcgaactgttttttgtttttcgacCTTTAAGCTCACACCTCccccagcagcagctgcatcCTGCTTCAACTACAGCGACACAGACACCTACTGCAGAGCCGTGTGATTAAAAACAGCCAAAGTTCTATTATTAACTCAGCTTATCAACAACTGCTCTGACTTTACATCCAGGTATCCGCGTCGTGTTGGGGGCGATATCAGCTGAGCCTGCAGACGGGCAGCACCCACGCCTGCTGAGCTCCGCTGTTTATCCTCTGTGGGCGTGCTGAGCCCGCAGCAGAGACTATTTAGATActtctgtgtttatgttttcacAGATAACAAAGGTTCAGATCCCTGATCGCAAGTTAGCGTGCTCCTCGCGGCATCATAAGCCCGGATAAATGTACCCGTGATGGCGTAAAAACGTGGAAACCACATCAAATCAAACATGGAGATCCCAGATGTGCGGGAGCGACCCGTTAATAACGAGTTCTCTCAGGTTCCTATAAATACAGATCTTAGTTGCTCTGAAGATTTACCTGTTTGTGGCAGGTGGTGGGCGGGGCTGTCCAACGGCAGGATGGTGTGGCTGCTGCCGCTGACACCACGTGTTGACTCGGAGGAGGagcctaaaaacaaaaaaatacgaGTTAGCTATAACAATAAAAgtaatcattaatattttacagccgaaaaaacatcaacacacCTGGTAGGAGTGCTCTGATTGGACCTGCCAGAAGCTGCCAGAAGACGAGGGGGCGGAGCAACTCAGGGCGGCACAGGAGGGAGACGGTGGAGACGGTGTTGGTGGGCTGGAAGGCGAGGACGGGGAGGAAGCCGGTGAGGCGGGGGAGGAGCCGCTGTGTCCAGAATGGGGAGGAGACCGTTGCTGCGGATGCTCCCATTGGTTGATCTCAGTGTAGTAAAAATCCTCCTCACTGCGGGAACAGCGCTCATGTTCGCCACCACGGCtgtaagaggtcagaggtcagaggttatTATTAAACAAATTCCTTCCTTACTGTCAGAAAAACTTTCTGAAGAACaattttatataaatacagtttttaaaaatatatggaagcccattgatgtcagaaatttcattaaaatgctgaaatttcaggatttaaaaaataaatgtaaatatgaacacattgcatatctgtgTGGGAGCAGCTGCGGTCAGACttgatataaaaatgtaaagataTAAATCTGAAGTTTTCAAATGTTTCTGGCAGTAACGAGCTTCCATATTTAGCTCGTCCTGAGGCTGAGCAACGCCAGAGAATGGAGCCGCCGTCCGGTGAGGCTTACCACAGGTGTGTCGTCCTGATATGGCGTTTAATTCCCACCACAGACGTCAGCACTTTACCGCAGCTCGGCCACAGACACCTGTACGCCACCTTCACCGAGTTCTGCAGGAGGAAACGCATCATCACCACCGGCAGCTTTCGTGGTCTTCGACACTTCGACAATCAATAAATCGTTTTTCCGTGACTGCTGTAAACCGCCACTTACCCTGCGTTTCCGTGGTGCTGGCTCATCAAACAGCACCTGGTCCAGCTCCATGTCAACACCCTCATCAGGAGGCGTGGCCGGGCTGGCATCGGACTCTTTGATTGGCGGGGAAGGAGCCGGGCTTCGGTGAGCGTGGCCGACGCTCCAGTAGCCGCTGTCGGAGAGCTCGCCGCCGCCACATTCCATCGAAGCTGctgaaacagcaaaaacaacaaaaaccatcaGAGGGAGAAACACCTCCAGCCTCGCTTCGTGGAGGAAAAACgtgttgcttgtttgtttgtttgatgttgTGTACCTGCGAGGTCAGGCTGGGCGGGGCTGTGCAGCAGCGGGCTGCAGGACAAACTGCTGAGAACCATCGCTGCCATCAGCTCGTTCATGTCCACCTCATGAGGACTCCTCTGACTGCAGGACGACAGGAAGCGGCGTTTAAACACGTTTACAGGTAAACACAGAGTAAACGATAAATAAACACCAGAGGCGGGACGCGTCTGACCTTTTCGGGACATCGATGCTGGAGGACACGGatctgctgcaggatgaaggCGAGCTGTCGACTGAAGATTCACCTGCTCCTCCACACTGGAAATACATCTGAGATCAGACAGACACGGCTCACTGTGATTGGCTCAGAAAGCTGCCAGTCAACACAAACCTCCACGAACAGAAATACTCTTAATTTGGACAGACGCTGCGTTTTCCCCACATTATTGCTCAGCTCAACATCCAGGACCAGCACTCACCTTTAATCCAAGATGGCCGTCTGCTCTGCTTGTCGCTTGCTGTCCCGCTGCCACCATCGTCACCACAGTCTCACCAGTCTCCAGGTTGACCCCCGGACAGGTAGAGGTCACAAGTGCCCCAAGAGGAGAACGCTTCCCCAGACGAGCCTTTGGTATCATGTCTGCAAGAAACAAAGGAGTCTCTGTAAGCACAGCCAGGAAGCTGCAGGTGAAGGAAACCACCATGTGGCtggaagaaaaacacctgcaggGCTGTGGCTGTCCAGCAGCTCGTCAGCAGGACATCACTGTCTGCTTCGGTCACAGATATTAGCAGAGGAGAAATTTATAAACGGTGTTTAATGATTCAGATAAGAAAACCTGAAGGGACCGTGCATGCCCCGCCCACGCCGTGTTGGATTAGGACCAACGCCACACCTCCGCCTTTGTGTAAACACTGCATCTGTGCACAAACTCACGGCTAAGATTTATCTGCTGACCCTCTGAGAGGCCCATCCCACAGGTTGGGCACCAGTGGACTACCTATCTAACTGTGAGTCTGCAGATATCCACTCCGAGTACACAAACACGTTGTGTACTTTtatcgttgttgttttttagtttaCTGGAGGATCTGAATCGTTCTGCTGGGAAAACGTTGGCTGTGGATTAAATCTGAGTGAGTCACAGGCTGCAGAGTCATTTACAgtcaggctgtgtgtgtgtgtgtgtgtgtgtgtgtgtgtgtgtgtgtgtcattaccAGCTCACTATCACTGTCACTAACAGCGTAGAGGATTAACATGAAGAGAGCAAATGGGTGTAACTGTCCATCAGCCTCTTTTTATCAGTTTACATCTGTTAACATGTGTGACCAAAAGTATGTGGACATgttcctctgtgtatttctttcctcgggtggggtggggtggaggtggggggtGATTGTCATCTtgaatgagcagagaaaaacagcTGGTAGAAAGCTGGAAGGCCATGGCTGATGATCATTACAAGCTGCAGCATAAACAATTTCTCCATTTCCCGTCATTCAGAGCGAGCAGTCAGGGAAGCGCTGTCAGGGGTGGCGTCCACATACTTTAGCTTCACTTCAGGCTTTCAGATGTTGGAGTTTAAGGCAATCCTGAACTCTTCCCTGCACACTTTTCTGATGCTGACTTCTTTAAATGGTGTCCTATTTGGTGATGTCAGTGACCAAAGCACCAGAGTGTCCCTTAaagttcaaacacacacacacacacacatctacacagTATTATAGTATTAAAGACGCTTTTTGTAAAAACTCTCCAATGAAAACTTTCCCCAGAACGCTGCAGCTCTTTGCAACAATGTTTCAGTGCAGCGGTCAAACACGGAGATCAAGCGTGGTGGAAATAcgaatcacacacacatattgcgCTAACACGCGGTTAAATATTGTTGGCGTGTTCTTGTCTTACACACCTTGTGGCTCACAGTGGTATTACACGAGAGCGCAGTCCGCCCGTGTTTTAGCTTCAGGCGACctctctgcagcacaaacacacgtTTCACTGACTTTAGAAGGTTTGAAAGTGGTTTCGGCTGCACGGCTGTTTCACATGAAGTACCTTTAATGACTTGGGACAGGACGTCAGCTGTTTCCAAACAATGTCTCCAGCAGAGGTCAGGAGCGTCACTAACACCCAGCTGGAGGTTATCTACATGTGCAAtcacaataaagggctattctattttattgtgtggatgccctCAAAttattcttctttaaaaaattctgctctttctgctaatgcgtgctatgacttttggtgctcataacttctatactttttgagatattgaatttttttttgcaatattttttgcCCATTTCTGCCATATTATCAGTGGCCTCACTGATTTTCCTTGCCGGGTTGacctgtgttttagctcagtgagatgagcatccgt comes from Astatotilapia calliptera chromosome 1, fAstCal1.2, whole genome shotgun sequence and encodes:
- the gtf2a2 gene encoding transcription initiation factor IIA subunit 2 — its product is MAYQLYRNTTLGNSLQESLDELIQTQQITPQLALQVLLQFDKAINTALANRVRNRVNFRGSLNTYRFCDNVWTFVLNDVEFREVTELVKVDKVKIVACDGKSESTHNKTDK
- the znf395a gene encoding zinc finger protein 395a isoform X2 — protein: MIPKARLGKRSPLGALVTSTCPGVNLETGETVVTMVAAGQQATSRADGHLGLKMYFQCGGAGESSVDSSPSSCSRSVSSSIDVPKSQRSPHEVDMNELMAAMVLSSLSCSPLLHSPAQPDLAASMECGGGELSDSGYWSVGHAHRSPAPSPPIKESDASPATPPDEGVDMELDQVLFDEPAPRKRRNSVKVAYRCLWPSCGKVLTSVVGIKRHIRTTHLCRGGEHERCSRSEEDFYYTEINQWEHPQQRSPPHSGHSGSSPASPASSPSSPSSPPTPSPPSPSCAALSCSAPSSSGSFWQVQSEHSYQAPPPSQHVVSAAAATPSCRWTAPPTTCHKQSLSFRVRSVSVGEQWLQHQSAPSRRIRGEAKKCRKVYGIEHRDQWCTACRWKKACQRFLD
- the znf395a gene encoding zinc finger protein 395a isoform X1; this encodes MIPKARLGKRSPLGALVTSTCPGVNLETGETVVTMVAAGQQATSRADGHLGLKMYFQCGGAGESSVDSSPSSCSRSVSSSIDVPKSQRSPHEVDMNELMAAMVLSSLSCSPLLHSPAQPDLAAASMECGGGELSDSGYWSVGHAHRSPAPSPPIKESDASPATPPDEGVDMELDQVLFDEPAPRKRRNSVKVAYRCLWPSCGKVLTSVVGIKRHIRTTHLCRGGEHERCSRSEEDFYYTEINQWEHPQQRSPPHSGHSGSSPASPASSPSSPSSPPTPSPPSPSCAALSCSAPSSSGSFWQVQSEHSYQAPPPSQHVVSAAAATPSCRWTAPPTTCHKQSLSFRVRSVSVGEQWLQHQSAPSRRIRGEAKKCRKVYGIEHRDQWCTACRWKKACQRFLD
- the znf395a gene encoding zinc finger protein 395a isoform X3, whose product is MIPKARLGKRSPLGALVTSTCPGVNLETGETVVTMVAAGQQATSRADGHLGLKMYFQCGGAGESSVDSSPSSCSRSVSSSIDVPKSQRSPHEVDMNELMAAMVLSSLSCSPLLHSPAQPDLAAASMECGGGELSDSGYWSVGHAHRSPAPSPPIKESDASPATPPDEGVDMELDQVLFDEPAPRKRRNSVKVAYRCLWPSCGKVLTSVVGIKRHIRTTHLCRGGEHERCSRSEEDFYYTEINQWEHPQQRSPPHSGHSGSSPASPASSPSSPSSPPTPSPPSPSCAALSCSAPSSSGSFWQVQSEHSYQAPPPSQHVVSAAAATPSCRWTAPPTTCHKQSLSFRVRSVSVGEQWLQHQSAPSRIRGEAKKCRKVYGIEHRDQWCTACRWKKACQRFLD